DNA from Bacteroidales bacterium:
TGAATTTCAGCGAAGATCTTTCTTCTCTTCAGCAGGGGATCCATTACCTGGGAATCAGGGTCCGGGATGATCTGGGAGGATGGAGCCAGGGAGCTAACACACTTTTCTATCTGGTGAAAACAACAGATGTCATTGGGAGCAACATTGACCGGGCCGAATACTTTATGGATACCGATCCTGGATTTGGAATGGCCGTATCCATCCCGGTTCCTGCTCCGGGAAATGACCTGGCTCTTCAGCTGAACCCGGGGCTCTTGGGTCTGGATCAGGGCTTGCACTACATTCAGTTCAGGGCAAGGGATGTTTCAGGGCGATGGGGATCTGTCATAAATGCGATCTTCTTATTGGTTGAACTGCCAAGTTCGGTCGAATCAGACATACAACAAGTGGAATACTTTATTGATACCGATCCGGGATATGGTCTTGGAACTGCCGTAACACTGCCTTCAGCTGGAAGCGATCTGAGCATCGATTTCTCCGTTTCCTTGAGCGGATTAAGCGATGGGGATCATGTCCTATATATCCGGGCTGAAAACGGCATGAATAAGTGGGGCCTGATTTATGCAGAAAGCTTTGTCTACAGCAGTACCGGAATTGGGAAGGAGGGAATAAGCCCCCTGTTTAAAATCTATCCAAATCCGTCCGGTGGTCTGATGCAGGTCGAATGGTCGGGACAGGCACCTGATGG
Protein-coding regions in this window:
- a CDS encoding T9SS type A sorting domain-containing protein — translated: MKKATILFIRLFVPLVIYAQNIEYAEFFIDSDPGYGMATPITVSSAGSDISLNFSEDLSSLQQGIHYLGIRVRDDLGGWSQGANTLFYLVKTTDVIGSNIDRAEYFMDTDPGFGMAVSIPVPAPGNDLALQLNPGLLGLDQGLHYIQFRARDVSGRWGSVINAIFLLVELPSSVESDIQQVEYFIDTDPGYGLGTAVTLPSAGSDLSIDFSVSLSGLSDGDHVLYIRAENGMNKWGLIYAESFVYSSTGIGKEGISPLFKIYPNPSGGLMQVEWSGQAPDGLIIRLMDMNGKLLYETICPDKTCELDLDLSGGMYLLNIENSEQSITQKIIIE